The nucleotide sequence CGCCATTTCTTCAAGCGACGGCGTAATCAAACCGGAAAGTCCGATAATATCTACGTTTTCCGTCAACGCCTTGTCTAAAATATCCTCGCATGAAACCATTACGCCCATATCTATAACTTCATAATTGTTGCACTGCAAAATAATCGCGACAATATTTTTGCCTATATCGTGAACGTCGCCTTTGACCGTAGCCAAAAGGATTTTACCCGCCGATTTCGCTTCCCCCTTTTTTTCTTTTTCTATCTGGGGACGTAAAACCTCAACCGCTTTTTTCATAACTCTCGCCGATTTTACAACCTGCGGCAAAAACATTTTTCCATCGCCGAACAACTGACCGACCGTGTTCATTCCGTCCATAAGCGGACCTTCGATAATCGCAACCGCGCTTTCAAATTCTTTTCGAACTTGCGCGACGTCTTCTTCGATAAAATCGGTTATTCCTTTTACAAGCGAATGAGAAAGCCGCTGGGCGGCAGGCAAAGTGCGCCACTGCGCCGTTTTTACTTCTTTCTGATTTTCATTTTTAAGCGATTGCGCCAAATCAAGTAAGTTTTGCGCGGCGTCGTTATTCCTGTCAAAGAGCAAATCCTCTATCTTTTCTTTAAGTTGTGCATCTATTTCAGAATAAGGAGGGATTACGCCGGCATTTACAATTCCCATATCCATTCCCGCCGCGATCGCATGACAGAGAAAACAGGAATGGATCGCCTCACGAATAAAATTGTTTGGGCGAAACGCAAACGAAACATTGCTTACGCCGCCGGAAATATGGGTTTTGGGCATTCTTTGTTTGATGATTCTTACCGCTTCGATGAAATCGATCGCATATTTTCTATGCTCGTCAAGTCCGGTTCCTACCGCAAAAATGTTCGGGTCGAAAATTATATCTTCTTCGTTAAATCCTATTGCTTTAAGAATATTGTACGACCTTTCACAAATTTCTATTTTTCGCTCTTTCGTATCCGCCTGCCCTTTTTCGTCAAACGCCATAACGACGATAGCCGCGCCAAAACGCATAATTTTTTTCGCTTTGTCGATAAATTTCTCCTCGCCCTCTTTAAGCGAAATCGAATTTACTATAGTTTTGCCGCCGCAGCATTTCAGTCCCGCTTCTATAACCTCCCATTTGCTGCTGTCTATCATTACCGGAACGCGATTTACCGATGGGTCGGCGGCAAAAAAGTTCAGCGTGTTCTTCATTTCTTCTTCGGCGTCAAGCATTGCGTCGTCAAGGTTTACGTCTATTACCTGCGCACCGCTTTCGACTTGCTCGCTTGCCACTTTCAACGCTTCTTCATAATTTTTTTCACGGATTAATCGGGCGAATTTTGCGCTTCCCGCAACGTTTGTTCTTTCGCCTATATTTACAAAAAGCGAATCTTTGCGCAGTTCAAACAGTTCAAGCCCGCTCAAAAGCATGTTTCTGTTTCTTTTTTCTATTTTTCTCGGAGGATATTTTTTAACACAGTCTGCAAGCGCTTTAATATGGTCGGGAGTAGTTCCGCAGCAGCCGCCTACGACATTTAGCAAACCGTCTTTCGCCCAATTCTCAATAATATCTACCATTTGCTGCGGTGTATGCGTATAATTCCCAAGTTCGTCGGGA is from Chitinispirillales bacterium and encodes:
- the metH gene encoding methionine synthase, translated to MNRFDLLRQKMKEKILVLDGATGTEIQKYGLSEKDFSKGIFAGNKIPLKGNNDVLPITRPDVIAELHRRYFEAGADIVDTCSFNANAVSQADYGLQNYVATLNFEAAKIARKVADEIERETGVTRFVSGCIGPSGKTASMSPDVENPAARNITFDELSDTFYIAVENLIKGGADCILLETQFDALNTKAGIFAVQEYNRKHGVDVPIMISGTISDVSGRILTGQTISAFYASVAHAKPISIGLNCSLGADLLAPYVEELAKIANCGVSCHPNAGLPDELGNYTHTPQQMVDIIENWAKDGLLNVVGGCCGTTPDHIKALADCVKKYPPRKIEKRNRNMLLSGLELFELRKDSLFVNIGERTNVAGSAKFARLIREKNYEEALKVASEQVESGAQVIDVNLDDAMLDAEEEMKNTLNFFAADPSVNRVPVMIDSSKWEVIEAGLKCCGGKTIVNSISLKEGEEKFIDKAKKIMRFGAAIVVMAFDEKGQADTKERKIEICERSYNILKAIGFNEEDIIFDPNIFAVGTGLDEHRKYAIDFIEAVRIIKQRMPKTHISGGVSNVSFAFRPNNFIREAIHSCFLCHAIAAGMDMGIVNAGVIPPYSEIDAQLKEKIEDLLFDRNNDAAQNLLDLAQSLKNENQKEVKTAQWRTLPAAQRLSHSLVKGITDFIEEDVAQVRKEFESAVAIIEGPLMDGMNTVGQLFGDGKMFLPQVVKSARVMKKAVEVLRPQIEKEKKGEAKSAGKILLATVKGDVHDIGKNIVAIILQCNNYEVIDMGVMVSCEDILDKALTENVDIIGLSGLITPSLEEMANVAKRMSERKMKIPLLLGGATTSPVHTAIKISPQYSFGVVQVRDASLMPGIVKKLLSGEKQKFLDELNTQYENLRQTRQSQKSEKVSLEFARANRANN